A stretch of Vigna angularis cultivar LongXiaoDou No.4 chromosome 4, ASM1680809v1, whole genome shotgun sequence DNA encodes these proteins:
- the LOC108329885 gene encoding uncharacterized protein LOC108329885 isoform X5, whose protein sequence is MLSRRRRLPHPLRHVPTPLRLRQPLLRLHRCRPRPTSGVEVSVHRKSYSTLLVDMKDKNGKENMIQCQDGGFIGPNLFTLHIPQIDGGSKLSVKFSWYEKILYSNDEFFLNVPFTFPDFVNPVGKMSKKEKIEITVNGIAGSELLYHKASHPMKTVRNNAGSTGFLYEADVLSWSKTDFSFSYVVPDSSSHISGGVLLESAPVDDFDQRDMFCMYLHPGNLQSKKIFRKDIVFVIDVSGSMRGKLIDETKNALSVALSKLDPDDSFSIIAFNGDIYQFSKSMELASKDAVERAIEWININFVAGGDTNILHPLNTAIEMLSDAQSSVPIIFLVTDGTVEHERQICDVIKNHVTNGESMTPRIYTFGIGPFCNNYFLRMLATISRGQHLAALDADLIESQMLQFFHKASSIVLANITADIFNGLNDVEVFPFHIPDLSSDGPLIFSGRYNGSFPKDLEIKGVLADFSNFVIDMKIEEAKEIPVQRICARDQIEYLTAQAWLSNDEKLEQRVAKLSLQTGFISEYTLMANLENDLRKNVKESDRKKEVSKKSHHKKTGAKEQGNRMFLLPHLGIGFGNLAATAENIQPGRHEPKGPDAAEIFVKRATNCCSSFCNSCCCMSCIHACTRINTQCANAITQLCVGLGCLSCLECCADICCSGNES, encoded by the exons ATGCTATCTCGACGCCGCCGCCTTCCTCACCCTCTCCGCCACGTTCCGACTCCACTGCGTCTCCGGCAGCCGCTTCTGCGATTGCATCGTTGCCGTCCCCGTCCCACATCAG GTGTGGAAGTCAGTGTTCATAGGAAGTCTTATTCTACTCTGCTGGTTGATATGAAAGACAAAAATGGTAAGGAGAATATGATCCAATGTCAAGATGGAGGCTTTATCGGGCCTAATTTGTTTACATTGCATATACCTCAG ATAGACGGAGGTTCCAAATTATCTGTTAAATTTAGTTGGTACGAGAAGATACTATACAGCAATGATGAGTTCTTCTTGAATGTGCCGTTTACCTTTCCTGATTTTGTCAACCCTGTTGGGAAAATGTCAAAAAAAGAGAAGATAGAAATAACTGTGAATGGTATAGCTGGAAGTGAGCTTCTGTACCATAAAGCGAGTCATCCCATGAAG ACAGTGAGGAACAATGCTGGGAGTACGGGTTTCTTGTATGAGGCAGATGTTCTCTCGTGGTCAAAAACTGATTTTAGCTTTTCATATGTTGTGCCT GATTCTTCAAGTCATATAAGTGGTGGGGTTCTCTTGGAATCTGCACCTGTGGATGATTTTGATCAAAGAGATATGTTCTGCATGTACCTTCATCCAGGAAATCTTCAGAGTAAGAAG ATATTCAGAAAGGACATCGTATTTGTAATTGACGTCAGTGGAAGCATGCGCGGAAAGCTAATTGATGAAACGAAAAATGCACTATCGGTTGCTCTCTCTAAGCTCGATCCTGACGATTCATTTAGTATTATAGCATTTAATGGAGATATATAccaattttcaaaatcaatggAATTGGCTTCAAAGGATGCTGTTGAAAGGGCCATAGAGTGGATTAACATAAACTTTGTTGCAGGGGGTGATACGAATATTTTGCATCCTTTAAACACG GCAATAGAGATGCTATCTGATGCTCAAAGTTCAGTTCCAATTATTTTCCTAGTTACAGATGGAACTGTTGAACATGAGAGACAAATTTGTGATGTGATAAAGAATCATGTGACCAATGGAGAGTCAATGACCCCACGAATTTATACTTTTGGCATAG GTCCATTCTGCAATAATTATTTCTTGCGGATGCTTGCTACGATAAGTCGGGGCCAACATCTTGCAGCATTGGATGCAG ATTTGATCGAGTCTCAAATGCTGCAATTCTTCCACAAAGCTTCATCTATTGTTCTTGCAAATATCACAGCAGACATATTCAATGGTCTGAATGATGTTGAG GTGTTCCCCTTCCATATTCCAGATCTTTCCTCAGATGGTCCATTGATTTTTTCTGGAAGATACAATGGCAGTTTTCCCAAAGATCTTGAAATTAAAGGGGTCTTGGCTGATTTCAGTAATTTTGTAATAGATATGAAGATTGAAGAGGCTAAGGAGATACCTGTACAAAGG ATTTGTGCAAGGGACCAAATAGAGTATCTTACTGCTCAAGCTTGGCTCTCAAACGATGAAAAATTAGAACAGCGG GTTGCAAAACTAAGCTTACAAACGGGCTTTATATCGGAGTACACGCTTATGGCAAATCTTGAGAATGATCTTCGAAAGAATGTCAAGGAATCAGATAGAAAGAAAGAA GTGTCAAAAAAGAGCCATCATAAGAAGACTGGTGCAAAAGAACAAGGGAACCGAATGTTTTTGCTCCCTCACTTAGGTATAGGATTTGGCAACTTGGCTGCAACTGCTGAAAACATTCAGCCGGGACGTCATGAACCAAAAGGGCCTGATGCGGCTGAAATCTTTGTTAAGCGGGCCACGAATTGTTGTAGCTCCTTCTGCAATTCCTGCTGTTGCATGTCCTGCATTCATGCGTGTACCCGGATAAACACCCAATGCGCAAATGCAATTACTCAACTCTGCGTTGGTTTGGGATGCCTCAGCTGCCTTGAATGTTGTGCAGATATATGCTGTTCTGGAAATGAAAGCTGA